The Streptomyces sp. CC0208 genome window below encodes:
- a CDS encoding WhiB family transcriptional regulator, producing the protein MHIDTITPTDPAWQAQALCAQTGADFFFPEPGSSVREAKRICAMCEMRPACLEYALANDERFGVWGGLSEKERLAIRRDGKTGEPTGRECG; encoded by the coding sequence ATGCACATCGACACCATCACCCCGACCGACCCCGCCTGGCAGGCGCAGGCGTTGTGCGCGCAGACCGGGGCGGACTTCTTCTTTCCCGAGCCGGGCAGCTCGGTACGAGAGGCGAAGCGCATCTGCGCCATGTGCGAGATGCGCCCGGCCTGCCTCGAGTACGCCCTGGCCAACGACGAACGCTTCGGCGTCTGGGGCGGCCTCTCCGAGAAGGAACGGCTTGCGATCAGGCGCGACGGCAAAACCGGTGAGCCGACCGGCCGGGAGTGCGGTTAA
- a CDS encoding multicopper oxidase domain-containing protein — translation MGALDRRGFNRRVLLGGAAVATSLSLAPEARSDAGPAQAAPGGEVRRIKLYAERLADGQMGYGLEKGRATIPGPLIELNEGDTLHIEFENTMDVRASLHVHGLDYEVSSDGTTLNKSDVEPGGTRTYTWRTHAPGRRSDGTWRAGSAGYWHYHDHVVGTEHGTGGIRKGLYGPVIVRRKGDVLPDATHTIVFNDMLINNRPAHSGPNFEATVGDRVEFVMITHGEYYHTFHMHGHRWADNRTGMLTGPDDPSQVVDNKIVGPADSFGFQVIAGEGVGAGAWMYHCHVQSHSDMGMVGLFLVKKTDGTIPGYEPHEHSGQRAEHHH, via the coding sequence ATGGGCGCACTGGACAGACGTGGCTTCAACCGGCGGGTGCTGCTCGGTGGCGCGGCGGTCGCGACATCGTTGTCCCTGGCGCCGGAGGCCCGCAGCGACGCGGGTCCGGCGCAGGCCGCCCCGGGCGGCGAGGTCAGGCGCATCAAGCTGTACGCCGAGAGGCTCGCCGACGGGCAGATGGGCTACGGCCTGGAGAAGGGCAGGGCGACGATCCCCGGCCCGCTCATCGAGCTCAACGAGGGCGACACCCTGCACATCGAGTTCGAGAACACCATGGACGTCCGGGCGAGCCTGCACGTCCACGGCCTGGACTACGAAGTCTCCAGCGACGGCACGACGTTGAACAAGAGTGACGTCGAGCCGGGCGGCACCCGCACCTACACCTGGCGCACCCACGCGCCGGGCCGCCGGAGCGACGGCACCTGGCGGGCGGGCAGCGCGGGCTACTGGCACTACCACGACCACGTCGTCGGCACGGAACACGGCACCGGCGGTATCCGCAAGGGCCTCTACGGCCCGGTGATCGTCCGCCGCAAGGGCGATGTCCTGCCGGACGCGACGCACACGATCGTCTTCAACGACATGCTCATCAACAACAGGCCGGCGCACTCGGGGCCCAACTTCGAGGCCACCGTGGGCGATCGGGTCGAGTTCGTGATGATCACGCACGGCGAGTACTACCACACCTTCCATATGCACGGTCACCGCTGGGCGGACAACCGCACGGGCATGCTCACGGGGCCCGACGACCCGAGCCAGGTCGTCGACAACAAGATCGTGGGCCCGGCGGACTCCTTCGGCTTCCAGGTGATCGCGGGGGAGGGGGTCGGGGCGGGCGCGTGGATGTACCACTGCCATGTGCAGAGCCACTCCGACATGGGGATGGTGGGCCTGTTCCTGGTGAAGAAGACGGACGGGACGATCCCGGGGTACGAGCCGCACGAGCACAGCGGGCAGCGGGCCGAACACCACCACTGA
- a CDS encoding acyl-ACP desaturase, whose amino-acid sequence MTITSPHLGSPSSEWTDARLLYALEEVVENELNRHLKVTKDWMPHEYVPWSDGRNFPGFFEDGEAWEKEQSKVTEIGRIALVVNLLTEDNLPSYHHEIASLFGRDGAWGTWVHRWTAEEGRHGIVMRDYLLTSRAVDPDKLEQFRMAHMSEGFESDNRHSMLHSVAYVAFQELATRVSHRNTGHQSGDPVCDRMLARIATDENLHMVFYRNLLKAAFELAPDLTMMAVRDVIVNFRMPGHGMPGFERAAAQMAIGEIYNMRIHHDDVLQPVLRFLKVMEIDGLGPEGQKAQDELGLYMGGLDAEAAKFDEKLAARKARMAARAGA is encoded by the coding sequence GTGACGATCACTTCCCCTCACCTCGGCAGCCCGTCCTCCGAGTGGACCGACGCGCGACTGCTGTACGCGCTGGAGGAAGTGGTCGAGAACGAACTCAACCGGCATCTGAAGGTCACCAAGGACTGGATGCCGCACGAGTACGTCCCGTGGAGCGACGGCCGCAACTTCCCCGGCTTCTTCGAGGACGGCGAGGCGTGGGAGAAGGAGCAGTCCAAGGTCACCGAGATCGGCCGGATCGCCCTGGTCGTGAACCTGCTCACCGAGGACAACCTTCCCAGCTACCACCACGAGATCGCCTCGCTCTTCGGCCGTGACGGCGCCTGGGGCACCTGGGTGCACCGCTGGACCGCCGAGGAGGGCCGGCACGGCATCGTGATGCGGGACTACCTGCTCACCTCGCGGGCGGTGGACCCGGACAAGCTGGAGCAGTTCCGCATGGCCCACATGAGCGAGGGCTTCGAGTCGGACAACCGCCACTCCATGCTGCACTCGGTCGCCTACGTGGCCTTCCAGGAGCTCGCGACCCGCGTCTCGCACCGCAACACCGGCCACCAGTCCGGGGACCCGGTCTGCGATCGCATGCTGGCGCGCATCGCCACCGACGAGAACCTGCACATGGTCTTCTACCGGAACCTGCTGAAGGCGGCCTTCGAGCTCGCGCCCGACCTGACGATGATGGCCGTGCGCGACGTGATCGTGAACTTCCGGATGCCCGGCCACGGCATGCCCGGCTTCGAGCGGGCGGCCGCGCAGATGGCGATCGGCGAGATCTACAACATGCGCATCCACCACGACGACGTGCTCCAGCCGGTTTTGCGCTTCCTGAAGGTCATGGAGATCGACGGCCTCGGCCCCGAGGGCCAGAAGGCGCAGGACGAACTGGGTCTGTACATGGGCGGTCTGGACGCGGAGGCCGCGAAGTTCGACGAGAAGCTGGCGGCGCGCAAGGCGCGGATGGCGGCGCGCGCGGGCGCCTGA
- a CDS encoding ornithine cyclodeaminase family protein: MTLLLTRGDLETVLEPETCLDALRDGFLNADADSVSIAGQRVRTDLPFPGTATALIPGLLPGIPAYTVKVNAKFPAARPALRGVICLHSGTDGALLALMDSATVTAWRTGLAAALGTHLLAGAGEAVGVIGAGAQAELMVRGLGVLRPRGALVVHDTSADRAAQFAARHGGRVLSSAAEIAVACDLVLSATWSREPLLSLADTRPGQHFTSLGVDEPGKAELAADLLDASVLVVDDRPLAVSMGVLADGRTAAATLGEVVRGDHPGRASDTDRTVYAPVGLPWQDLAVAWAAYERARREGIGRRVDLLT, translated from the coding sequence GTGACTCTTCTTCTCACGCGCGGTGATCTGGAGACGGTGCTGGAGCCGGAGACCTGCCTCGACGCACTGCGGGACGGCTTCCTGAACGCGGACGCGGACAGTGTGTCGATCGCTGGACAACGGGTGCGCACGGACCTCCCGTTCCCCGGTACGGCCACCGCGCTGATCCCGGGCCTGCTCCCGGGCATTCCCGCCTACACCGTGAAGGTCAACGCCAAGTTCCCGGCCGCCCGCCCCGCCCTGCGCGGGGTGATCTGCCTGCACAGCGGAACCGACGGCGCGTTGCTGGCCCTCATGGACTCGGCGACGGTCACGGCGTGGCGGACGGGGCTGGCGGCGGCACTGGGCACGCACCTGCTGGCCGGGGCGGGGGAGGCGGTCGGCGTGATCGGCGCTGGAGCGCAGGCCGAGTTGATGGTGCGCGGCCTGGGGGTGCTACGACCCCGCGGCGCCCTCGTCGTCCACGACACCTCCGCCGACCGCGCCGCGCAGTTCGCCGCCCGGCACGGTGGCCGGGTGCTGTCCTCCGCCGCGGAGATCGCCGTGGCCTGCGACCTCGTCCTGTCGGCGACGTGGTCGCGGGAGCCGCTGCTGAGCCTGGCGGACACGCGGCCGGGGCAGCACTTCACGAGCCTCGGCGTCGACGAGCCGGGCAAGGCGGAGCTGGCGGCCGATCTGCTGGACGCGTCCGTGCTCGTGGTCGACGACCGCCCGCTCGCCGTGAGCATGGGCGTGCTGGCGGACGGCCGGACCGCGGCGGCGACCCTGGGCGAGGTGGTGCGGGGCGACCACCCCGGCCGCGCGAGCGACACGGACCGCACGGTCTACGCACCCGTGGGGCTGCCCTGGCAGGACCTCGCGGTCGCCTGGGCGGCGTACGAGCGGGCCCGTCGGGAGGGGATCGGGCGCCGGGTGGACCTGCTGACGTGA
- the ddaH gene encoding dimethylargininase, producing the protein MPSKKALVRRPSPRLAEGLVTHVEREKVDVDLALEQWEAYVEAMRTHGWETVDVDPEDDCPDSVFVEDTVVMYKNVALIARSGAESRREETAGVEEAVARLGCSVNWIWEPGTLDGGDVLKIDDTIYVGRGGRTNAAGVQQLRAAFEPLGARVVAVPVSKVLHLKSAVTALPDGTVIGHIPKVDRPALFPRFLSVPEEAGAHVVLLGGPKLLMAASAPKTAELLTDLGFEPVMVDISEFEKLEGCVTCLSVRLRDLYA; encoded by the coding sequence GTGCCCAGCAAGAAGGCCCTCGTCCGCCGCCCCAGCCCGCGCCTCGCCGAAGGTCTGGTGACGCACGTCGAGCGGGAGAAGGTCGACGTCGACCTCGCGCTCGAACAGTGGGAGGCGTACGTCGAGGCCATGCGCACGCACGGCTGGGAGACCGTCGATGTGGACCCGGAGGACGACTGCCCGGACTCGGTGTTCGTCGAGGACACCGTGGTCATGTACAAGAACGTCGCCCTGATCGCGCGCTCCGGCGCCGAGTCCCGGCGCGAGGAGACCGCCGGCGTCGAGGAGGCCGTGGCGCGCCTGGGCTGCTCGGTGAACTGGATCTGGGAGCCGGGCACCCTGGACGGCGGTGACGTGCTGAAGATCGACGACACGATCTACGTCGGCCGGGGCGGGCGTACCAACGCGGCCGGCGTCCAGCAGCTGCGGGCCGCCTTCGAACCGCTCGGGGCCCGGGTCGTCGCCGTACCGGTGAGCAAGGTGCTGCACCTGAAGTCGGCGGTCACCGCGCTGCCCGACGGGACCGTGATCGGACACATCCCCAAGGTGGACCGGCCCGCGCTCTTCCCGCGCTTCCTGTCCGTGCCCGAGGAGGCCGGCGCCCACGTCGTCCTGCTCGGCGGTCCCAAACTGCTCATGGCCGCGAGCGCCCCGAAGACCGCGGAGCTGCTCACCGACCTCGGATTCGAACCGGTCATGGTGGACATCAGCGAGTTCGAGAAGCTCGAAGGCTGTGTGACGTGCCTCTCGGTGCGCTTGCGGGACCTGTACGCCTGA
- a CDS encoding ABC-F family ATP-binding cassette domain-containing protein, translating to MSTSITCTSLAFSWPDGTPVLDGLDIAFGPGRTGLVGVNGSGKSTLLKLIAGELTPADGAVRVAGEVGYLPQNVTLDTGLKVEEALGIAARRAALHAIEAGDVSEEHFETVGDDWDVEERALATLGELGLGHIGLDRGIGEVSGGESVLLRLAALLLRRPDVLLLDEPTNNLDLYARRRLYSAVASWPGVMVVVSHDRELLDLVDQIADLRSGEVTWYGGNFSAYEEALAVEQEAAERMVRVAESDFRRQKRELVDAQVKLAHRKRYAQKMYDTKREPRAVMKLKSRAAQVSAGKHRIMHEEKLAEAKDRLDEAVEAVRDDDEIRVDLPYTAVPQGRTVLTLMDLHLAHGARVKGGLDLRGPERVALIGRNGTGKTTLLRTIAGELSPVSGEAAVHVPLRFLPQRLDVLDGELSVAENVARFAPGATNNRVRARLARFLFRGARADQQASTLSGGERFRAALAALMLAEPAPQLLMLDEPTNNLDIASVRQLTSALESYEGALVVASHDLPFLESIGITRWLMLDGELREVTPEDPEFPA from the coding sequence ATGTCTACTTCCATCACCTGCACCTCACTCGCCTTCTCGTGGCCCGATGGCACCCCCGTCCTCGATGGCCTCGACATCGCCTTCGGCCCCGGCCGCACAGGTCTCGTCGGCGTCAACGGGTCGGGTAAATCAACCCTGTTGAAGCTGATCGCCGGTGAACTCACCCCGGCCGACGGCGCCGTGCGCGTCGCGGGCGAGGTCGGTTATCTCCCGCAGAACGTCACGCTCGACACCGGCCTGAAGGTCGAAGAGGCGCTCGGCATCGCCGCGCGGCGCGCCGCCCTGCACGCCATCGAGGCGGGCGACGTGTCCGAGGAGCACTTCGAGACGGTCGGCGACGACTGGGACGTGGAGGAGCGGGCCCTGGCCACCCTCGGCGAACTCGGCCTCGGCCACATCGGGTTGGACCGCGGGATCGGCGAGGTCTCGGGCGGCGAGTCGGTGCTGCTGCGGCTGGCCGCGCTGCTGCTGCGCCGACCGGACGTCCTGCTCCTCGACGAGCCCACCAACAACCTCGACCTGTACGCCCGCAGGCGGCTGTACTCGGCCGTCGCCTCCTGGCCGGGGGTGATGGTCGTGGTCAGCCACGACCGCGAACTCCTAGACCTGGTCGACCAGATCGCCGATCTGCGCTCGGGCGAGGTCACCTGGTACGGCGGGAACTTCTCCGCCTACGAGGAGGCCCTCGCCGTCGAACAGGAGGCGGCGGAGCGGATGGTGCGGGTCGCCGAGTCGGACTTTCGCAGGCAGAAACGCGAACTGGTCGACGCACAGGTCAAGTTGGCTCATCGCAAGCGCTACGCCCAGAAGATGTACGACACCAAGCGCGAGCCTCGGGCCGTCATGAAGCTGAAGAGCCGCGCGGCCCAGGTCTCCGCGGGCAAGCACCGCATCATGCACGAGGAGAAGCTCGCCGAGGCCAAGGACCGGCTCGACGAGGCGGTGGAGGCCGTAAGGGACGACGACGAGATCCGCGTGGACCTGCCGTACACGGCCGTACCGCAGGGCCGTACGGTCCTGACTCTCATGGACCTGCACCTCGCCCACGGCGCGCGGGTGAAGGGCGGTCTCGACCTTCGCGGGCCCGAGCGGGTCGCGCTGATCGGGCGCAACGGCACGGGCAAGACGACGCTGCTGCGGACGATCGCCGGGGAGCTGTCACCGGTGTCGGGCGAGGCGGCGGTCCATGTCCCGCTCCGCTTCCTGCCCCAGCGTCTGGACGTCCTCGACGGCGAGCTGTCGGTCGCCGAGAACGTGGCCCGGTTCGCGCCGGGCGCCACCAACAACCGGGTGCGGGCCCGTCTCGCCCGCTTCCTGTTCCGGGGCGCCCGAGCCGACCAGCAGGCGTCGACGCTGTCCGGCGGCGAACGCTTCCGGGCGGCCCTGGCCGCGCTGATGCTGGCGGAGCCCGCACCCCAGCTGCTCATGCTCGACGAGCCGACGAACAACCTCGACATCGCGAGCGTGCGACAGCTGACCTCGGCCCTGGAGTCGTACGAGGGCGCGCTGGTCGTGGCCAGCCACGACCTGCCGTTCCTGGAGTCGATCGGCATCACGCGCTGGCTGATGCTGGACGGGGAGCTGCGGGAGGTCACACCGGAGGATCCGGAGTTCCCCGCGTAG
- a CDS encoding VOC family protein, whose product MLTTRYVTGAPNWLDLGTPDIDGATTFYGGLFGWEFQPGPPEAGGYGFFQLAGRTAAGGMQTTPEQGPPSWTVYFQTPDADATAKAAEEAHGSVLMQPMDVMDQGRMAILADKAGVPFGIWQPGRNKGLDVTQEPGSLCWVELYTADLPMAAYFYRAALGLETYGVDFPGGTYTTVLPDGQSEDGMFGGIVPLADDPLEARDGAYWMPYFEVTDTDETVAKAQELGGSVRLPGTDIPGVGRVAKLADPYGARFAVIKSAPQQT is encoded by the coding sequence ATGCTCACGACCCGTTATGTCACCGGCGCTCCGAACTGGCTCGACCTCGGCACCCCCGACATCGACGGCGCCACCACCTTCTACGGCGGGCTGTTCGGCTGGGAGTTCCAGCCGGGCCCGCCCGAAGCCGGCGGTTACGGCTTCTTCCAGCTCGCCGGCAGGACCGCCGCGGGCGGTATGCAGACCACACCGGAGCAGGGCCCGCCGTCCTGGACGGTGTACTTCCAGACACCGGACGCGGACGCCACCGCGAAGGCGGCCGAGGAGGCGCACGGCTCGGTGCTCATGCAGCCCATGGACGTGATGGACCAGGGCCGCATGGCGATCCTCGCCGACAAGGCGGGCGTGCCCTTCGGCATCTGGCAGCCCGGGCGGAACAAGGGGCTCGACGTCACTCAGGAGCCCGGTTCACTGTGCTGGGTCGAGCTGTACACGGCCGACCTGCCGATGGCCGCCTACTTCTACCGCGCGGCCCTCGGCCTGGAGACCTACGGGGTCGACTTCCCCGGCGGGACCTACACCACCGTGCTGCCGGACGGGCAGAGCGAGGACGGCATGTTCGGCGGCATCGTCCCGCTCGCCGACGATCCGCTGGAGGCGCGGGACGGGGCGTACTGGATGCCGTACTTCGAGGTCACGGACACGGACGAGACGGTGGCGAAGGCTCAGGAGCTGGGCGGCAGCGTCCGGCTGCCCGGCACCGACATCCCGGGTGTCGGCCGGGTCGCCAAGCTGGCCGATCCGTACGGCGCCCGCTTCGCGGTGATCAAGAGCGCGCCGCAGCAGACGTGA
- a CDS encoding LacI family DNA-binding transcriptional regulator — MTETAPRPTLEAVAARAGVSRATVSRVVNGADGVREPLVERVRRAVEELGYVPNQAARSLVTRRHDAVAVVVAEPETRVFADPFFALQLRGISKELTAHDNQLVLLLTEGRDDHARVGRYLAGGHVDGALVFSLHLDDPLPGLIQRAGVPTVFGGRPGWSDGTTDVVYVDSDNRGGAREAVRHLAGLGRTRVAHITGPLDQTSAADRLDGYRDVMGDADPGLVVRGDFTPAGGERAMRELLDRCPDVDAVFAANDLTASGALRVLRESGRRVPEEVAVIGFDDMLPVAEQTDPPLTTVRQDIEEMGRLMARLLLGGLGPGDAGAAPTGVVLPTTLVRRTSA; from the coding sequence GTGACCGAGACAGCGCCGCGCCCCACCCTGGAGGCCGTGGCGGCCCGGGCCGGGGTGTCGCGGGCCACCGTGTCCCGGGTGGTGAACGGTGCGGACGGGGTGAGGGAGCCGCTCGTCGAGCGGGTGCGCAGGGCCGTCGAGGAGCTCGGTTACGTGCCCAACCAGGCCGCCCGCAGTCTTGTCACCCGGCGCCACGACGCGGTCGCCGTGGTGGTGGCCGAGCCGGAGACCCGGGTCTTCGCCGACCCCTTCTTCGCGCTGCAACTTCGGGGAATCAGCAAGGAGTTGACCGCCCACGACAACCAGCTCGTCCTGCTGCTCACCGAGGGCCGCGACGACCACGCGCGCGTCGGACGCTACCTCGCCGGAGGCCACGTCGACGGCGCGCTCGTCTTCTCGCTGCACCTCGACGACCCGCTGCCCGGGCTGATCCAGCGGGCCGGTGTCCCCACGGTGTTCGGCGGGCGGCCCGGCTGGAGCGACGGGACGACGGACGTCGTGTACGTCGACAGCGACAACCGGGGCGGCGCCCGCGAGGCCGTACGGCATCTCGCCGGGCTCGGGCGCACGCGTGTCGCCCACATCACAGGCCCCCTCGACCAGACCTCCGCGGCGGACCGGCTCGACGGCTACCGGGACGTCATGGGCGACGCCGACCCGGGGCTGGTCGTACGCGGTGACTTCACCCCGGCCGGCGGGGAGCGGGCCATGCGGGAACTCCTCGACCGGTGTCCGGACGTGGACGCGGTGTTCGCCGCCAACGACCTCACCGCGTCCGGCGCCCTGCGCGTGCTGCGAGAGAGCGGGCGCCGGGTGCCCGAGGAGGTGGCGGTGATCGGCTTCGACGACATGCTGCCGGTCGCCGAGCAGACCGATCCGCCGCTGACGACGGTCCGTCAGGACATCGAGGAGATGGGCCGGTTGATGGCCCGCCTGCTCCTGGGAGGTCTCGGCCCGGGGGACGCGGGAGCCGCACCGACCGGTGTCGTACTGCCCACCACGCTGGTGCGGCGCACCTCGGCGTGA
- a CDS encoding MerR family transcriptional regulator: MIPPAQRSDNGYRSCTPLHARAPRACRGLAAAVDEVQARLARERAEVLRAQRALERIQAEGAGGDDDFMTITQLAQALGVRSSTLRFREEETLVLPERVTTLRARRYGPAAIRAARVVVALRAGGYGIPAVGEVMACLDGADGLEDARRILRERILRERLDRIAARSVALLRAGADTAAVICDADAVDPTRGTPDPPV; the protein is encoded by the coding sequence GTGATTCCGCCGGCCCAGCGGTCGGACAACGGCTACCGCTCCTGCACGCCGCTCCATGCCCGCGCTCCGCGCGCCTGTCGAGGGCTCGCCGCGGCCGTCGACGAGGTCCAAGCCCGGCTCGCGCGGGAGCGCGCCGAGGTGTTGCGTGCCCAGCGGGCGCTGGAGCGCATCCAGGCCGAAGGGGCCGGCGGGGACGACGACTTCATGACCATCACACAGCTCGCGCAGGCGCTCGGCGTACGGTCCTCGACCCTGCGGTTCCGGGAGGAGGAAACGCTGGTCCTCCCGGAGCGCGTGACCACTCTGCGCGCGCGTCGCTACGGTCCCGCGGCGATCAGGGCGGCACGCGTCGTCGTCGCCCTGCGCGCCGGCGGGTACGGCATCCCGGCCGTGGGTGAGGTGATGGCCTGCCTGGACGGCGCCGACGGGCTGGAGGACGCCCGGCGGATCCTGCGGGAACGGATCCTGCGGGAACGGCTCGACCGGATCGCCGCCCGGAGCGTGGCGCTGCTCCGGGCGGGCGCGGACACGGCGGCCGTCATCTGCGACGCGGACGCCGTGGACCCTACGCGGGGAACTCCGGATCCTCCGGTGTGA